The following are encoded together in the Bacillus sp. V2I10 genome:
- a CDS encoding two-component system regulatory protein YycI: protein MDWSKTKSIFILAFLVLNTFLAIQYFNIIITNSRYDVIQKATIEEQLAAEGITYGELPKGNEKGAYITAESKVFSEEELKALSNQEILNVENNFTGLKAEFEKPIGLPETNTQSKLNQIVRENILYGDQYVLWKTDKVENTIVYIQTYNDRMVFQDLSTDQNIGMLTLYLNDKNQIVSYEQTMLENIEDLEERQDTLPALKALEALYNKNDLKPNSKVTEVQFGYYTPFPLSGEQILAPTWHIVVNEKEDYYVNALEGQVIRSNEKLE from the coding sequence ATGGATTGGAGTAAGACGAAATCCATTTTTATACTGGCATTTCTCGTTCTGAATACATTTTTAGCGATTCAATATTTTAATATTATCATTACAAACAGCAGATATGACGTCATTCAAAAAGCAACGATTGAAGAACAGCTTGCAGCTGAGGGAATTACCTACGGCGAGCTTCCTAAGGGAAATGAAAAAGGGGCTTACATCACAGCTGAAAGCAAGGTTTTCTCAGAGGAAGAACTGAAGGCATTATCCAATCAGGAAATTCTTAATGTTGAAAATAACTTCACCGGATTAAAAGCAGAATTTGAAAAGCCGATTGGACTGCCTGAGACAAATACTCAAAGCAAATTGAATCAGATAGTCCGCGAGAACATTCTGTACGGAGATCAATATGTCTTATGGAAGACAGATAAAGTCGAAAATACGATCGTCTATATTCAAACATATAATGATAGAATGGTCTTTCAGGACCTTTCTACTGATCAAAACATCGGAATGCTGACCCTCTATTTAAATGATAAAAATCAGATTGTCAGCTATGAGCAGACAATGCTTGAAAATATTGAGGACCTGGAAGAAAGACAGGACACCCTCCCTGCCCTTAAGGCACTGGAGGCTCTCTACAATAAAAATGATTTAAAGCCAAACAGCAAAGTGACAGAGGTGCAATTTGGCTACTATACACCTTTTCCTTTATCAGGAGAACAGATTCTAGCGCCGACATGGCATATCGTGGTAAATGAGAAAGAAGATTATTATGTAAATGCATTAGAAGGACAAGTGATCCGTTCTAATGAAAAATTGGAGTGA